The Methylobacterium sp. PvR107 genome contains a region encoding:
- the rpmI gene encoding 50S ribosomal protein L35 — MPKLKTKSGAKKRFKITGTGKVMYAQAGKRHGMIKRTTKQIRNLRGTTTLFEGDAANVKKYFLPNAR, encoded by the coding sequence ATGCCCAAGTTGAAGACGAAATCGGGCGCGAAGAAGCGCTTCAAGATCACCGGCACCGGCAAGGTGATGTACGCCCAGGCCGGCAAGCGCCACGGGATGATCAAGCGGACGACCAAGCAGATCCGCAACCTGCGCGGCACCACGACCCTGTTCGAGGGCGATGCCGCCAACGTGAAGAAGTACTTCCTGCCGAACGCGCGGTAA
- the pheT gene encoding phenylalanine--tRNA ligase subunit beta codes for MKFTLSWLKDHLDTEASLDTIAETLTRIGLEVEGVDDKAAALKPYVIARILTAEQHPNADRLRVCTVDTGAGAPVQVVCGAPNARADLVSVFAPPGTYVPGKNITLSVGTIRGVESRGMLCSGAELGLGDDHDGILELPTDAPIGQAYALYAGLDDPVIEINLTPNRPDCTSVHGIARDLAAAGIGTLKRDTLPAVRGEGPCPVEVELAFEPADRHLAPLFALRLVRGVRNGPSPAWMQARLRAIGLRPINSLVDITNYVTFDRGRPLHVFDAAKVAGKLTIRRAREGESLLALDGRTHALTDDTVVIADANGVESIAGIMGGEASGCDAGTTDVLIESALWDPANIAQSGRRLGIITDARYRFERGVDPAFTLPGLDWATRLVTDLCGGTPTEAHIAGELPDSERIIEFPWTEVRRLAGLEVPHIEMKLILETLGFQVSGTGDRVKVLTPSWRPDVEGKADLVEEVVRIAGLDRIEAKPLPPLAGIGRPLLTVMQKRTRVAKRALASRGLMEAVTWSFVPHADAELFGGGGADLVLANPIASELSDMRPSLLPGLLRAAQRNADRGYPDAALFEVGQCFASDEPEGQTIRAAAVRRGGATLAGAGRHWDGATATVDAFDAKADALALLGSLGVPTGGLQITAGGPSWLHPGRSGTLRFGPKTEIGWFGEVHPRTLQALDLKGNLVAFEIVLDALPLPKHKPTKAKAALALSELQPLSRDFAFVVGRDVPAADIVKAAQNAERKLVTGVDVFDLYEGPGVPEGSKSVAIAVRLQPLERTLTDAEIEAVSARIVAEVSRKTGSTLRS; via the coding sequence ATGAAATTCACCCTCTCCTGGCTTAAGGACCACCTCGATACCGAGGCTTCCCTCGACACCATCGCCGAGACGCTCACGCGGATCGGCCTGGAGGTGGAGGGTGTCGACGACAAGGCTGCTGCGCTCAAGCCCTACGTGATCGCCCGGATCCTGACGGCCGAGCAGCATCCGAACGCCGACCGGCTCAGGGTCTGCACCGTCGACACCGGCGCGGGCGCGCCCGTGCAGGTGGTCTGCGGCGCACCGAACGCCCGGGCCGACCTCGTCTCGGTCTTCGCACCGCCCGGCACCTACGTGCCAGGCAAAAACATTACCCTGTCGGTGGGCACGATCCGCGGCGTCGAGAGCCGCGGCATGCTGTGCTCGGGCGCCGAGCTCGGTCTCGGCGATGACCATGACGGAATCCTGGAACTCCCGACCGACGCGCCGATCGGCCAAGCCTACGCCCTCTATGCCGGGCTCGACGATCCGGTCATCGAGATCAACCTGACGCCGAACCGTCCGGACTGCACCTCGGTCCACGGCATCGCCCGCGACCTCGCGGCCGCCGGCATCGGCACACTCAAGCGCGACACCCTGCCGGCCGTGCGCGGCGAAGGCCCCTGCCCGGTCGAGGTCGAGCTGGCGTTCGAGCCGGCCGACCGGCACCTTGCCCCGCTGTTCGCCCTGCGGCTGGTGCGCGGCGTCCGGAACGGCCCGTCGCCGGCCTGGATGCAGGCGCGGCTGCGCGCCATCGGCCTGCGCCCGATCAACAGCCTCGTCGACATCACAAACTACGTCACGTTCGACCGCGGCCGGCCGCTGCACGTCTTCGATGCCGCCAAGGTCGCCGGCAAGCTGACAATCCGGCGGGCGCGCGAGGGCGAAAGCCTGCTCGCCCTCGACGGCCGAACCCATGCGCTCACCGACGATACGGTGGTGATCGCCGACGCGAACGGCGTCGAATCCATCGCCGGCATCATGGGCGGCGAGGCGTCCGGCTGCGACGCCGGCACCACCGACGTGCTGATCGAGTCGGCCCTCTGGGATCCGGCCAACATCGCCCAGTCCGGCCGCCGCCTCGGCATCATCACCGACGCGCGCTACCGGTTCGAGCGCGGTGTCGATCCGGCCTTCACGCTGCCCGGCCTCGATTGGGCGACGCGGCTGGTCACCGATCTCTGCGGCGGCACGCCGACCGAGGCACACATTGCCGGTGAGCTGCCCGACTCCGAGCGGATCATCGAGTTTCCCTGGACCGAGGTCCGCCGCCTCGCCGGCCTCGAAGTCCCGCACATCGAGATGAAGCTGATCCTCGAGACGTTGGGCTTCCAAGTCTCCGGCACCGGCGACCGGGTGAAGGTGCTGACGCCGTCGTGGCGACCGGATGTGGAGGGCAAGGCCGACCTTGTCGAGGAGGTCGTGCGCATCGCGGGCCTGGACCGGATCGAGGCCAAGCCCCTGCCCCCGCTCGCCGGAATCGGCCGTCCGCTGCTCACCGTGATGCAGAAGCGCACCCGCGTCGCCAAGCGCGCCCTGGCGAGCCGCGGGCTCATGGAGGCGGTCACGTGGTCGTTCGTGCCGCATGCCGACGCCGAGCTGTTCGGCGGTGGTGGCGCCGACCTCGTCCTGGCGAACCCGATCGCGTCCGAACTGTCGGACATGCGGCCGAGCCTGTTGCCGGGTCTCCTGCGTGCGGCGCAGCGCAACGCCGATCGCGGCTATCCGGACGCGGCCCTGTTCGAGGTCGGACAGTGCTTCGCCTCGGACGAGCCGGAGGGCCAGACCATCCGCGCGGCGGCGGTCCGCCGCGGCGGCGCCACCCTGGCCGGCGCCGGGCGGCACTGGGATGGTGCCACCGCGACCGTTGATGCCTTCGACGCCAAGGCGGACGCCCTCGCCCTGCTCGGAAGCCTCGGCGTCCCGACAGGCGGTCTGCAGATCACGGCGGGTGGCCCGTCCTGGCTGCATCCCGGCCGCTCGGGCACGCTGCGCTTCGGTCCGAAGACCGAGATCGGCTGGTTCGGCGAGGTACATCCGCGGACGCTTCAAGCCCTCGACCTGAAGGGGAACCTCGTGGCCTTCGAGATCGTCCTCGATGCCCTGCCCTTACCCAAGCACAAGCCCACCAAAGCGAAGGCCGCTCTGGCGCTGTCGGAATTGCAGCCGCTGTCGCGCGACTTCGCCTTCGTGGTCGGCCGCGACGTGCCGGCAGCGGACATCGTGAAGGCCGCCCAGAACGCCGAGCGCAAGCTCGTGACCGGAGTCGACGTCTTCGATCTTTATGAGGGCCCCGGCGTGCCCGAGGGCTCGAAGTCGGTCGCGATCGCGGTGCGGCTGCAGCCGCTGGAGCGGACCCTGACCGACGCAGAGATCGAGGCGGTGAGCGCCAGGATCGTTGCCGAGGTGTCACGCAAGACGGGCTCTACGCTCCGGAGCTGA
- a CDS encoding DUF1186 domain-containing protein, with product MDRIALLIDDLAAAEHRPTAALREALKHPAAVADATLPLLEAAADRRALTPEQTNLLFWGLHVMAHARDARALAPLLRLLRQDEEDLDALLGDALTATLAKVLASLFDGDPAPLFRLILDSTVDDFARMALLSACTFLTLEGRIDRAAMHDLLVRFDDAKAAVEEAPVWAGWEETIAHLGFRDLAPRAAAARADGRLTDEVSDAAWFKEALRKAETKPDDRDRLGPYQYGYLDDPVDALDWTVEGAGEPQRNPLKDVGRNDPCPCGSGKKFKKCCLGRVEAEGPWMPPEPLGR from the coding sequence GTGGACCGGATTGCCCTGCTCATCGATGACCTCGCCGCGGCCGAGCATCGGCCGACCGCGGCTTTGCGCGAGGCTCTGAAGCATCCGGCCGCGGTCGCCGACGCGACCCTGCCGCTGCTCGAAGCGGCGGCCGACCGGCGCGCGCTGACCCCGGAGCAGACCAACCTCCTCTTCTGGGGCTTGCACGTCATGGCGCATGCCCGGGACGCGCGCGCGCTCGCGCCGCTCCTGCGCCTCCTGCGACAGGACGAGGAAGATCTCGACGCGCTCCTCGGCGACGCCCTCACGGCGACCCTGGCCAAAGTCCTGGCGAGCCTGTTCGACGGCGATCCGGCCCCCCTCTTCCGCCTGATCCTCGACAGCACGGTCGACGATTTCGCCCGCATGGCCCTGCTCTCCGCCTGCACCTTCCTGACCCTGGAGGGGCGAATCGACCGCGCCGCCATGCACGACCTCCTTGTCCGCTTCGACGATGCGAAGGCCGCCGTCGAGGAGGCACCGGTCTGGGCCGGCTGGGAGGAGACGATCGCCCATCTGGGCTTTCGGGATCTCGCGCCTCGGGCGGCGGCGGCCCGCGCCGACGGACGCCTGACCGACGAGGTCAGCGACGCCGCGTGGTTCAAGGAGGCCTTGCGCAAGGCGGAGACCAAGCCGGATGACCGGGATCGGCTCGGCCCGTACCAATACGGCTACCTCGACGATCCGGTGGACGCGCTCGACTGGACCGTCGAGGGTGCGGGCGAGCCGCAGCGCAACCCGCTCAAGGATGTCGGCCGGAACGATCCCTGCCCCTGCGGATCGGGCAAGAAGTTCAAGAAGTGCTGTCTCGGCAGGGTCGAGGCGGAGGGGCCGTGGATGCCGCCGGAGCCGCTAGGCCGCTGA
- a CDS encoding molybdopterin-synthase adenylyltransferase MoeB encodes MALAPDEIERYARHLVLAEVGGPGQARIKAARILVVGAGGLGAPLIQYLAAAGIGTIGLVDDDTVSLSNLQRQVIHGTPDLGRPKVESAADAVARLNPHVTVVRHPFRIEPDNAADLIAGYDLVADGSDNFATRYTVSDACFHARRPLVTAALGRFDGTLTTIRAHETGSDGLPNPTYRCLFPNPPPPGSVPACAEAGVLGALAGVMGSLMAMEVLRAVAGFGEPLVGRLLMVDARSMRFETLSYGWDPENPLSGTAASAA; translated from the coding sequence ATGGCCCTCGCTCCCGATGAGATTGAACGCTACGCCCGCCACCTCGTCCTCGCCGAAGTCGGCGGACCCGGTCAGGCCCGGATCAAGGCTGCGCGGATCCTCGTCGTCGGAGCAGGGGGGCTCGGCGCGCCGCTGATCCAGTACCTCGCCGCGGCCGGGATCGGGACGATCGGCCTCGTCGACGACGACACGGTCTCCCTGTCGAACCTTCAGCGGCAAGTGATCCACGGGACGCCGGATCTCGGCCGGCCGAAGGTCGAGAGCGCTGCCGATGCGGTGGCGCGACTCAACCCGCACGTGACCGTGGTCCGGCATCCGTTCCGGATCGAGCCGGACAACGCGGCCGACCTGATTGCTGGCTACGACCTTGTGGCCGACGGATCCGACAATTTCGCCACGCGCTACACCGTATCCGATGCCTGCTTCCATGCGCGGCGTCCGCTAGTCACGGCGGCCCTCGGTCGCTTCGACGGCACGCTGACCACGATCCGCGCGCACGAGACCGGTTCCGACGGGCTTCCGAACCCGACCTACCGCTGCCTGTTCCCGAACCCACCGCCGCCCGGCAGCGTACCCGCCTGCGCGGAGGCCGGCGTGCTGGGGGCCTTGGCCGGCGTCATGGGTTCGCTGATGGCCATGGAGGTGCTTCGCGCCGTGGCGGGCTTCGGCGAGCCGCTCGTCGGGCGCCTCTTGATGGTCGATGCCCGTTCCATGCGCTTCGAGACGCTGAGCTACGGCTGGGATCCCGAGAATCCGCTCAGCGGGACGGCCGCCTCAGCGGCCTAG
- the pheS gene encoding phenylalanine--tRNA ligase subunit alpha: MTDLDTLERDLLAQVSAASDEAALDAVRVAALGKKGSVSDLLKTLGSMTPDERKERGPLINGLRDRIQGAVTARKTELGEAALEARLASERVDVTLPVREAPEVRGRMHPISQVIDEITAIFADMGFAVAEGPDIETDELNFTALNFPPGHPAREMHDTFFLAPDRDGKRKVLRTHTSPVQVRTMRAQTPPIRVIIPGRTYRHDSDQTHTPMFHQVEGLVIDTNANIANLKWVLEEFCKAFFEVEGVKMRFRPSFFPFTEPSAEVDIQCSRKGGEIRFGEGDDWLEILGCGMVHPNVLRNCGLDPDAVQGFAFGVGIDRIAMLKYGMPDLRPFFEADVRWLDHYGFRPLDVPSLVGGLTA, encoded by the coding sequence ATGACCGATCTCGACACCCTCGAACGCGATCTCCTGGCCCAGGTGAGCGCTGCGTCCGACGAGGCAGCCCTCGATGCGGTTCGCGTCGCCGCGCTCGGCAAGAAGGGCAGCGTCTCGGATCTCCTGAAGACGCTCGGGTCGATGACGCCGGACGAGCGCAAGGAGCGCGGCCCGTTGATCAACGGCCTGCGGGACCGGATCCAGGGCGCCGTCACCGCGCGCAAGACCGAGCTCGGCGAGGCAGCGCTAGAGGCCCGCCTCGCCTCCGAGCGGGTCGACGTGACCCTGCCGGTCCGCGAGGCCCCGGAGGTCCGCGGCCGGATGCACCCGATCTCCCAAGTGATCGACGAGATCACCGCGATCTTCGCCGACATGGGCTTCGCGGTGGCCGAGGGTCCGGACATCGAGACGGACGAGCTGAACTTCACGGCCCTCAACTTCCCGCCCGGCCACCCCGCCCGCGAGATGCACGACACCTTCTTCCTGGCTCCGGACCGCGACGGGAAGCGCAAGGTGCTGCGGACCCATACCTCGCCCGTGCAGGTGCGGACCATGCGGGCGCAGACGCCACCGATCCGGGTGATCATCCCGGGCCGGACCTACCGGCACGATTCCGACCAGACCCACACGCCGATGTTCCATCAGGTCGAGGGGCTGGTGATCGACACGAACGCCAATATCGCCAACTTGAAATGGGTGCTGGAGGAGTTCTGCAAGGCGTTTTTCGAGGTCGAGGGCGTGAAGATGCGCTTCCGCCCGTCGTTCTTCCCGTTCACGGAGCCCTCCGCGGAGGTCGACATCCAGTGCTCGCGCAAGGGCGGCGAGATCCGCTTCGGCGAGGGCGACGATTGGCTGGAGATCCTGGGCTGCGGGATGGTCCATCCGAACGTGCTGCGCAATTGCGGGCTCGACCCGGACGCCGTGCAGGGCTTCGCGTTCGGCGTCGGCATCGACCGCATCGCTATGCTGAAATACGGCATGCCGGACCTGCGCCCGTTCTTCGAGGCCGACGTCCGCTGGCTCGACCATTACGGCTTCCGGCCGCTCGACGTGCCGAGCCTCGTGGGCGGCCTCACCGCTTGA
- the rplT gene encoding 50S ribosomal protein L20: MARVKRGVTSHAKHKKVLKAAKGYYGRRKNTIRIAKQAVEKGMQYAYRDRKNKKRTFRALWIQRLNAAVREHGLTYSRFINGLAKSGIIVDRKALSELAIHEPASFAAVVEKAKAALPENTAKAA; this comes from the coding sequence ATGGCCCGCGTCAAACGCGGCGTGACCAGTCACGCGAAGCACAAGAAAGTCCTGAAGGCCGCCAAGGGCTATTACGGCCGGCGCAAGAATACGATCCGGATCGCCAAGCAGGCGGTCGAGAAGGGCATGCAGTATGCCTACCGCGATCGCAAGAACAAGAAGCGCACGTTCCGCGCCCTCTGGATCCAGCGACTCAACGCGGCGGTCCGCGAGCACGGCCTGACCTATTCGCGCTTCATCAACGGTCTGGCCAAGTCCGGCATCATCGTCGACCGCAAGGCTCTTTCAGAGCTCGCGATCCACGAGCCGGCGAGCTTTGCCGCCGTCGTCGAGAAGGCGAAGGCCGCGCTGCCGGAGAACACCGCCAAGGCCGCCTGA